A genomic region of Synechococcus sp. NOUM97013 contains the following coding sequences:
- a CDS encoding glycosyltransferase family 39 protein, whose amino-acid sequence MVLRLVNIWMPVVGIHSWRQADTAAMARHFAESNTAIWLPQIDWGGASPGYVESEFPLFPYLTGQIYQLFGIHEWIGRGLSVLFSALTIWLVIRLGRRWFNPAAGWWGGMALAVAPLGVYYGRVFQAEALLLLCAAGALEGHSIWVERRAFWALALSWLCFTGAALIKVIPLLWLGLPLLLLQLTPSPQGAAEPPQQMLQRLLRLLRNPWFWVYTATTLAVTSAWYLHAYQLGQSSGLTFGFWGEDSDRSNIELVLNGSSWVNLAIRVGLRALLVVGMPFLVIGAIHGWRVGGGRIALSGVIGLLLCTVATMRSSTVHEYYQFPLLLFSSPLVGLGWQTWQSHQRRWLVRTLLSLTLIISVMVLSIDYWAVEARQRRIWMPLAETIRRELPDDARIVSVTGPDPTLLNLARRQGWLIASQKLTPERIQELRDAGASHLAGSFQWQETYNPLHEKQRSKLERLAISSSAPWVDPQKQTYLLPIDGLPGNF is encoded by the coding sequence GTGGTTCTGCGTTTGGTGAATATCTGGATGCCCGTGGTTGGCATCCACAGCTGGCGGCAAGCAGACACGGCTGCCATGGCCAGGCATTTTGCTGAATCCAACACGGCGATCTGGTTGCCGCAGATCGATTGGGGAGGAGCTTCACCCGGATACGTGGAATCGGAGTTTCCACTGTTCCCTTACCTGACAGGTCAGATCTATCAGCTGTTCGGGATTCACGAATGGATTGGCCGTGGCCTGTCGGTGCTATTCAGTGCGCTCACCATTTGGCTTGTCATCCGACTGGGTCGACGCTGGTTCAATCCGGCAGCCGGGTGGTGGGGTGGCATGGCTCTAGCCGTGGCACCACTCGGTGTGTATTACGGACGCGTCTTTCAAGCGGAAGCTCTGCTGCTGCTCTGTGCAGCAGGAGCATTGGAAGGCCACAGCATCTGGGTGGAACGACGGGCCTTCTGGGCACTCGCGTTGAGCTGGCTGTGTTTCACAGGAGCAGCCCTGATCAAGGTGATTCCCTTGCTATGGCTCGGCCTTCCCCTATTGCTGCTGCAGCTCACTCCATCCCCCCAAGGGGCAGCAGAGCCTCCTCAGCAGATGCTGCAACGACTGCTGCGTTTGCTGCGCAATCCCTGGTTCTGGGTTTACACAGCCACCACTCTGGCGGTGACATCAGCCTGGTATCTGCATGCCTATCAATTGGGCCAGAGCAGTGGTCTGACCTTCGGCTTCTGGGGAGAGGACAGCGATCGCAGCAACATCGAACTGGTGCTGAATGGTTCGAGCTGGGTGAACCTTGCCATCCGTGTAGGTCTCCGTGCACTGCTCGTGGTGGGGATGCCCTTCCTCGTGATCGGCGCCATTCACGGCTGGAGGGTTGGTGGTGGGCGCATCGCCCTCTCAGGCGTGATCGGACTTCTGCTCTGCACTGTGGCGACGATGCGATCCAGCACGGTGCACGAGTACTACCAGTTTCCGTTGCTGCTGTTCAGCTCACCCCTGGTGGGACTTGGTTGGCAGACCTGGCAATCCCATCAGCGGCGCTGGCTGGTCCGGACGTTGCTGAGCCTCACCTTGATCATCAGTGTGATGGTGCTGTCGATCGACTACTGGGCGGTGGAAGCAAGGCAACGCAGGATCTGGATGCCACTCGCTGAGACCATCCGACGCGAGCTCCCCGATGACGCTCGCATTGTGAGCGTCACCGGACCGGATCCAACCCTGCTCAACCTGGCGCGTCGTCAGGGTTGGCTGATCGCCAGCCAAAAGCTCACGCCAGAGCGCATCCAGGAGTTGAGAGACGCCGGAGCCAGCCATCTGGCAGGCAGTTTCCAATGGCAGGAGACCTACAACCCACTGCACGAGAAGCAGAGATCCAAGCTGGAACGGCTGGCCATCTCCAGCTCAGCTCCTTGGGTCGACCCACAGAAGCAGACCTATCTGCTTCCGATTGACGGGTTACCGGGCAACTTCTGA
- a CDS encoding ABC transporter ATP-binding protein — protein sequence MPAQHGAERTGLRLERVSYSWPCGTRALDRCSFQIPGPGLWMLVGSNGSGKSTLFRILSGLIRPQSGHIDCGLRPALVFQNPDHQLLLPSCGSEVLLNLPPGLDRSVQRSRIHQLLEQVGLAGMASRPIHTLSGGQKQRLAIASALASEANLLLLDEPTALLDPTSQTAILTAVQQLCHRSSNPLTALWVTHRLGELDHADGAARMERGRVGYWQNGPALRRRLEPLAGRQG from the coding sequence ATGCCTGCGCAACACGGAGCAGAGCGCACGGGACTGCGGCTTGAACGGGTCAGCTACAGCTGGCCCTGCGGCACCCGTGCGCTCGATCGCTGCAGTTTCCAGATTCCCGGCCCTGGCCTATGGATGCTTGTGGGTAGCAATGGCAGCGGCAAAAGCACATTGTTTCGGATTCTGAGCGGCCTGATAAGACCCCAATCCGGACATATCGATTGCGGGCTTCGGCCGGCTTTGGTGTTCCAGAACCCAGATCACCAGCTCTTGCTCCCCAGTTGCGGCAGCGAAGTGCTTCTGAACCTGCCCCCCGGGCTCGATCGAAGCGTGCAGCGCAGCAGAATTCATCAACTGCTGGAACAGGTGGGGCTTGCGGGCATGGCATCACGCCCCATTCACACCCTCAGCGGGGGCCAGAAACAACGGCTGGCCATTGCTAGCGCCCTGGCCAGCGAAGCCAATCTGCTGTTGCTTGATGAGCCCACAGCACTGCTCGACCCCACCAGCCAAACGGCAATCCTCACAGCCGTCCAACAGCTGTGCCACCGATCCAGCAATCCCCTGACAGCGCTCTGGGTGACGCATCGGCTTGGAGAGCTCGACCATGCAGACGGTGCGGCACGGATGGAACGGGGGCGCGTCGGTTACTGGCAGAACGGTCCAGCTCTACGCCGACGCCTTGAACCCCTTGCCGGACGGCAGGGCTGA
- a CDS encoding DUF2079 domain-containing protein, which yields MSDSTAPAVPSSGLMPGVVKALAAGFFLVCLAIQIWRLESLSATYDQALFLQELWSTAQGRPFESSLSSVLSAAVKVDGELPSVTYLHLGQHANFLTLLIAPLVALLGSWALPLVQVGVLTAAGLVLWRIAARRLPASLAIRITAAYYLSGAVIGPALENFHDLIWLPLLGFLVVESLLEQRRRQLVLAAVMLLLVREDSGLVLFSLGLWALVRQPGSRWSGVGLMAASFLWVLLVTGWMQPAVDSSLSDRFLQEKFGHLVEDVSGGTLSVLLAMLRHPLALLQAIVSPPGATLGFLLALSLPLLLIPLLSVDSALLVAAPLLIALVSQGRSALSVTLRYVLALVPGLYLGSVLWWQRHPLLWSRRWIRRCWVGALALGLTLTLVANPHRSLSALVPDSFSPWVHVSPVAMLERRAALREAVALIPDQASVSADTPVLPSLAQREVLIRFPKSTHYLDRSGEPQSVDWVVAFPGHYAPLAPVFELERNQQRSIRRELTRLVESGDYRVVHCRAGTVVLQRASAEISAPAETFIEPCSCSWLN from the coding sequence ATGAGTGACTCCACCGCACCGGCGGTCCCCTCATCAGGTCTGATGCCAGGTGTGGTGAAGGCTCTGGCGGCAGGATTCTTTCTGGTCTGTCTGGCGATTCAGATCTGGCGGCTGGAGAGTCTCAGTGCCACCTACGACCAGGCACTCTTTCTCCAAGAACTCTGGTCAACGGCGCAGGGGCGTCCCTTTGAAAGCAGCCTCTCATCAGTGCTGTCCGCGGCGGTGAAGGTGGACGGTGAATTGCCGTCGGTGACCTATCTCCATCTGGGCCAGCACGCCAATTTCCTCACGTTGCTCATCGCACCACTGGTGGCTCTGCTGGGGAGCTGGGCGCTTCCTCTGGTGCAGGTGGGCGTGTTGACGGCCGCAGGCCTGGTGCTTTGGAGGATCGCCGCAAGGCGACTCCCGGCGTCACTGGCGATCCGGATCACCGCCGCTTACTACCTCAGTGGTGCCGTGATTGGCCCGGCCCTTGAAAACTTTCACGATCTGATCTGGCTACCCCTGCTCGGATTTCTTGTGGTGGAATCGCTTTTGGAGCAGCGCCGTCGTCAGCTGGTGCTAGCAGCTGTGATGCTCCTGCTCGTTCGGGAAGACAGCGGTCTTGTCTTGTTCTCTTTGGGGCTCTGGGCTCTGGTGCGTCAGCCCGGTTCACGCTGGAGCGGTGTCGGACTGATGGCGGCCTCTTTCCTGTGGGTGCTGCTGGTGACCGGATGGATGCAACCGGCGGTTGATTCGTCCTTGTCTGACCGTTTTCTGCAGGAGAAGTTCGGCCATCTCGTGGAGGACGTGTCGGGCGGGACCCTCTCGGTGCTGCTCGCCATGCTGCGCCATCCTCTGGCGCTACTGCAGGCGATTGTGTCCCCCCCTGGCGCCACACTGGGATTTCTGTTGGCGCTCAGTCTGCCGCTGCTGCTGATTCCATTGCTGTCGGTGGATTCAGCCTTGCTGGTGGCGGCTCCTCTTCTGATTGCACTGGTCTCGCAAGGGCGCTCGGCACTGTCCGTCACCCTTCGCTATGTGCTGGCCTTGGTGCCCGGTCTCTACCTGGGTTCCGTTCTGTGGTGGCAGCGCCATCCCTTGCTCTGGTCGAGGCGGTGGATTCGTCGCTGCTGGGTGGGTGCCCTGGCACTCGGTCTCACGCTCACCCTGGTGGCGAATCCCCATCGCAGCCTTTCGGCGCTCGTGCCCGACAGCTTTTCGCCCTGGGTTCATGTCTCTCCAGTCGCGATGCTCGAACGCCGCGCCGCCCTGCGTGAAGCTGTCGCCTTGATCCCTGACCAGGCCAGTGTGTCGGCCGATACGCCTGTTCTGCCCTCACTTGCGCAGCGGGAGGTGTTGATCCGTTTCCCCAAGTCCACCCACTATCTCGATCGTTCCGGTGAGCCTCAGTCGGTCGACTGGGTGGTGGCATTCCCCGGCCACTACGCGCCGTTGGCGCCTGTGTTTGAGCTGGAGCGCAACCAGCAACGCTCCATCCGGCGTGAGCTCACGCGCCTTGTTGAATCCGGTGACTACCGAGTGGTGCACTGTCGTGCTGGCACGGTGGTCTTGCAGCGTGCGTCGGCCGAGATCAGCGCTCCCGCTGAGACGTTCATCGAGCCTTGCTCCTGTTCCTGGTTGAACTGA
- a CDS encoding pectate lyase — translation MSRRYVRGVRLKSWVLTGLFGVGGVCALVALIQLALLLVNGTAADSGWWVLALVLLALGGWGRASGLLVRLLADDAPGANRARQVTVWLLVVAMVLLITGLKLSSPDLDAYKRLVFGEGGLVEWGQVLLLAAAIRVSWLIGDDLFRRLDDARPGWLARGFAGLLGLLLLEELAWGQVIFSWQTPEAIRTINAQQETTLHNIGWFQDRLDGFTFVAMLVVLLAVVLAPRLVRRWLRHQSSENRSLVWALTPASYSWPLFLFVAVIAYCVATRSFPELLHNRDQEWGELVLYGSALLLLLRMRVLLGTAECQAPERDAEAP, via the coding sequence GTGTCGCGTCGCTACGTCAGGGGAGTCCGTCTGAAGAGCTGGGTCCTGACCGGTCTTTTCGGGGTTGGTGGTGTGTGTGCCCTGGTGGCGTTGATTCAGCTGGCGTTGCTGCTCGTCAACGGCACAGCAGCTGACTCCGGCTGGTGGGTACTGGCTCTGGTGCTGCTCGCTCTTGGCGGCTGGGGACGCGCGTCGGGCCTGTTGGTTCGGCTTCTGGCCGATGACGCTCCAGGGGCGAATCGCGCCCGTCAGGTCACGGTGTGGCTTCTGGTTGTCGCCATGGTGCTGTTGATTACGGGGCTGAAGCTCAGTTCACCTGATCTTGATGCTTACAAGCGCCTGGTCTTCGGCGAGGGCGGTCTGGTGGAGTGGGGGCAAGTGCTGCTCCTGGCCGCGGCGATCCGTGTGAGCTGGCTGATCGGCGATGACCTGTTTCGCCGGCTCGATGATGCGCGCCCCGGTTGGCTGGCCAGGGGCTTTGCAGGTCTTCTCGGGTTGTTGCTTCTGGAGGAACTGGCTTGGGGGCAGGTGATCTTCAGCTGGCAGACCCCGGAAGCGATTCGAACGATCAACGCTCAGCAGGAAACGACCCTGCACAACATCGGTTGGTTTCAGGATCGTCTGGATGGGTTCACGTTTGTGGCCATGCTGGTTGTGCTGCTGGCTGTGGTGCTGGCTCCTCGGCTCGTCCGCAGATGGCTTCGCCATCAGTCTTCCGAGAATCGCTCGCTTGTCTGGGCTCTCACGCCAGCCTCATACAGCTGGCCCTTGTTTTTGTTCGTGGCCGTGATTGCTTACTGCGTTGCCACGCGATCCTTCCCTGAACTTCTCCATAACCGCGATCAGGAGTGGGGCGAGCTTGTGCTTTATGGATCGGCCTTGCTTCTGCTCCTGCGGATGCGCGTTTTGTTGGGAACGGCTGAATGCCAAGCACCTGAGCGCGATGCAGAGGCTCCTTAA
- a CDS encoding DNA polymerase III subunit delta', which produces MQDLFADLQGQPLAQRLLEAALDQDRLAPAYLFSGPDGVGRRLAAQRFLEGLLSGGGSDARERRRLDDRNHPDLLWVEPTYSHQGRLIPRSEAEAAGVSRRTPPQVRLEQIRALSRFLARQPLESPRGLVILEQPEAMAEGAANALLKTLEEPGHGLLILLSAAPERLLTTIRSRCQQIRFTRLSEACMASVLETLPNQEGQQALALASGQPELMALAAGSPGALLEHVRIWTSISDELKQRLLTIPTSPVEAMALARDLSDQLEGEQQLWLIGWWQQHLWRAHGRQELLIRLDRLRQHLLSFVQPRLAWEVALLNLSQV; this is translated from the coding sequence ATGCAGGATTTGTTCGCGGATCTGCAGGGGCAGCCACTGGCACAACGGCTTCTCGAGGCTGCCTTGGACCAGGATCGACTTGCTCCTGCCTACTTGTTCAGTGGTCCGGATGGGGTTGGACGCCGCCTTGCGGCCCAGCGTTTTCTGGAGGGGCTGCTCAGTGGCGGTGGTTCGGACGCTCGCGAGCGTCGCCGCTTGGACGATCGCAATCACCCTGATCTGTTGTGGGTGGAGCCCACCTACAGCCACCAGGGACGGTTGATCCCACGATCAGAGGCGGAAGCTGCTGGCGTGAGTCGTCGCACACCTCCGCAAGTGCGGCTGGAGCAGATCCGTGCGTTGAGTCGGTTCCTGGCCCGGCAGCCCCTGGAATCTCCCAGGGGCCTGGTGATCCTGGAGCAGCCTGAGGCAATGGCGGAAGGTGCTGCCAATGCTCTGTTGAAAACGCTCGAGGAACCGGGTCATGGACTGCTGATCCTGCTCAGCGCTGCGCCCGAACGGTTGCTCACGACCATTCGATCGCGTTGTCAGCAAATCCGTTTCACCCGGCTCAGTGAAGCCTGCATGGCTTCGGTCCTAGAGACTCTTCCCAATCAGGAGGGTCAGCAGGCTTTGGCTCTGGCCTCCGGTCAGCCTGAATTGATGGCCCTGGCGGCGGGGTCTCCGGGAGCGCTGCTGGAGCATGTGCGGATCTGGACGTCCATTTCTGATGAACTCAAGCAACGGCTTCTAACCATTCCGACATCGCCGGTCGAGGCGATGGCGCTAGCCCGTGACCTCAGCGATCAACTGGAGGGCGAACAGCAACTGTGGCTGATTGGTTGGTGGCAGCAGCATCTGTGGCGTGCTCACGGTCGGCAAGAACTGCTGATCAGGCTTGATCGCCTCCGTCAACATCTGTTGTCGTTCGTTCAACCCAGACTGGCCTGGGAAGTGGCCTTGCTCAATCTCAGCCAGGTCTGA
- a CDS encoding glycosyltransferase, translating to MSIILPTFNESGSIKQVITALLDLTQYRPIEILIVDDDSIDGTAEIVRILAREDSRIRIIQRVGRSGLASAIKEGLIAAVHPIAIVMDSDGQHEPASVQQAIEALSANNDLVAGSRFLDQSEIRGLSNRRTDGSTMANRMARWSLPTNYAHLTDYMSGFIALNLDRCLPFIRQVDVNGFKFLYELLAISKGQLRVTEIPLRFQPRLHGSSKLDYAVLWDFVISLIHTSTFRILPRRAISFGLVGASGVVIQLLSTFVLMTIGLSFPQSLPLAVITAASSNYLINNILTFGDRRQKGRQLIKGLLKFLLVASLPSLANVGLANSFYNMVQSHAVLAQLAGIIVVYIWNYAASSRFVWNTP from the coding sequence CATCACCGCTCTTCTGGATCTCACCCAATACCGTCCAATTGAAATTCTGATTGTCGACGACGACTCGATCGACGGCACCGCGGAAATTGTTCGAATCCTGGCCAGGGAGGATTCAAGAATTCGCATCATTCAACGGGTCGGACGCTCAGGCCTCGCCAGCGCCATCAAAGAGGGATTGATTGCGGCCGTCCATCCCATCGCAATTGTCATGGACAGCGACGGACAGCACGAACCAGCATCCGTGCAGCAGGCCATCGAAGCCTTGAGCGCCAACAATGATTTGGTCGCAGGCAGCCGTTTTCTTGACCAGTCAGAAATCCGTGGACTGAGCAACCGCCGCACCGATGGCTCAACCATGGCCAACCGCATGGCGCGATGGAGTCTTCCAACAAACTATGCACACCTCACCGATTACATGAGCGGCTTCATCGCGCTCAACCTTGATCGTTGTCTTCCATTCATCCGCCAAGTGGATGTCAACGGTTTCAAATTTCTCTACGAATTACTGGCTATCAGCAAAGGTCAACTTCGCGTCACTGAAATCCCCCTTCGCTTTCAACCACGACTCCATGGGAGTTCAAAACTTGACTATGCCGTGCTCTGGGACTTCGTGATCTCTTTGATCCATACGTCCACCTTTCGGATTTTGCCGAGACGCGCCATCAGCTTTGGCCTCGTCGGCGCCTCAGGAGTGGTGATTCAACTCCTCAGCACCTTCGTTCTGATGACGATCGGGTTGAGCTTTCCGCAATCGCTTCCCCTTGCCGTGATCACAGCGGCAAGCTCCAATTATCTGATCAATAACATCCTGACCTTTGGAGATCGACGGCAAAAAGGGCGTCAACTGATCAAAGGACTGTTGAAATTTTTGCTGGTTGCCTCACTTCCCTCTCTGGCCAATGTGGGCTTGGCTAATAGCTTTTACAACATGGTCCAGTCCCATGCTGTTTTGGCACAGCTTGCGGGAATCATCGTGGTTTACATCTGGAATTACGCAGCGTCATCTCGCTTTGTGTGGAACACCCCCTGA
- the tmk gene encoding dTMP kinase has translation MAGRFLVLEGIDGCGKSTQLKQLAQWLPVSGLMPEGATLHLTREPGGTPLGQALRELLLHPPQASAPSPTAELLLYAADRAQHVEQLIRPALDRGDWVLSDRFSGSTLAYQGHGRGLDVSIIRDLERIATAGVSPDLTLWLDLPIAVSLRRRQAQTADRIEAEGTAFLARVAEGFRSLAAERGWAAVAADRTPDQVQQDIRAQVEANAAQGWI, from the coding sequence ATGGCCGGACGTTTTCTGGTGCTTGAGGGCATTGACGGCTGCGGAAAGTCCACGCAGCTGAAGCAGCTGGCGCAATGGTTGCCCGTCAGTGGCCTTATGCCCGAGGGAGCGACCCTGCATCTCACCCGGGAACCAGGAGGAACCCCCCTGGGGCAGGCCCTCCGGGAGTTGTTGCTCCATCCTCCCCAGGCTTCAGCACCTTCCCCCACCGCTGAACTGCTGTTGTATGCGGCTGACCGCGCTCAGCATGTGGAGCAGTTGATTCGGCCCGCTCTGGATCGGGGCGATTGGGTTCTAAGCGACCGATTCAGTGGTTCCACCCTGGCGTATCAGGGCCATGGCCGCGGTTTGGATGTGTCGATCATTCGCGATCTGGAACGGATCGCGACGGCTGGCGTATCACCGGATCTCACTCTTTGGCTGGATCTTCCCATCGCGGTGAGTCTTCGTCGTCGCCAGGCGCAGACGGCTGACCGGATTGAGGCGGAAGGAACCGCATTCCTGGCCCGGGTGGCTGAAGGATTCCGAAGTCTGGCCGCCGAACGCGGTTGGGCTGCAGTGGCGGCTGATCGCACCCCAGATCAGGTGCAGCAAGACATCCGAGCGCAGGTTGAGGCCAATGCGGCACAGGGATGGATCTGA
- a CDS encoding response regulator transcription factor → MKPCILLIEDDRDMRELVSGHLEHSGFDVQSADDGIKGQALALQYSPDLILLDLMLPKVDGLTLCQRLRRDERTAAIPILMLTALGGTKDKVSGFNSGADDYLTKPFDLEELQVRVKALLRRSDRAPVGTSGNHHEILSYGPLTLVPERFEAIWFDKPVRLTHLEFELLHCLLQRHGQTVAPSLILKEVWGYEPDDDIETIRVHVRHLRTKLEPDPRKPRFIKTVYGAGYCLELPTGAQLEGLQDVLAQARQDREQKDQESRASA, encoded by the coding sequence ATGAAGCCCTGCATCCTGCTAATCGAAGACGACAGGGACATGCGCGAGTTGGTGAGTGGCCACCTGGAGCACAGCGGCTTTGACGTGCAAAGCGCTGACGACGGTATCAAGGGCCAGGCATTGGCTCTTCAGTACAGCCCTGACCTGATCCTGTTGGATCTGATGCTCCCCAAGGTGGACGGACTCACGCTTTGTCAGCGACTGAGACGCGACGAGCGAACGGCCGCAATTCCGATTTTGATGCTCACGGCCCTGGGCGGCACCAAAGACAAGGTGAGCGGTTTCAATTCGGGCGCCGATGACTACCTCACCAAGCCCTTCGACCTTGAAGAACTTCAAGTGCGCGTGAAAGCACTGCTGCGCCGTAGCGATCGGGCACCGGTGGGCACAAGCGGCAACCACCATGAAATCCTCAGTTACGGCCCGCTCACGCTCGTGCCGGAACGCTTCGAAGCCATCTGGTTTGACAAGCCGGTGCGTCTCACCCACCTGGAGTTTGAACTGCTGCACTGTCTCTTGCAGCGTCACGGCCAGACCGTTGCTCCCTCACTGATTCTGAAAGAGGTCTGGGGCTACGAACCAGACGACGACATCGAGACGATCCGTGTGCACGTGCGTCACCTGCGCACCAAGCTCGAGCCTGATCCCCGCAAGCCCCGCTTCATCAAGACGGTTTACGGAGCTGGTTATTGCCTCGAACTGCCAACGGGAGCGCAGCTCGAAGGTCTTCAGGATGTACTGGCCCAGGCTCGTCAGGATCGTGAACAAAAAGACCAGGAGAGTCGCGCCAGTGCCTGA
- the psbD gene encoding photosystem II D2 protein (photosystem q(a) protein) codes for MTIAVGRAPQRGWFDVLDDWLKRDRFVFVGWSGILLFPTAYLAIGGWLTGTTFVTSWYTHGIASSYLEGCNFLTAAVSTPADAMGHSLLLLWGPEAQGDFVRWCQLGGLWAFVALHGAFALIGFMLRQFEIARLVGIRPYNAIAFSGPIAVFVSVFLMYPLGQSSWFFAPSFGVAAIFRFLLFLQGFHNWTLNPFHMMGVAGILGGALLCAIHGATVENTLFEDGEQANTFKAFEPTQEEETYSMVTANRFWSQIFGIAFSNKRWLHFFMLFVPVMGLWTSSIGIIGLALNLRAYDFVSQEIRAAEDPEFETFYTKNILLNEGLRAWMAPADQPHENFVFPEEVLPRGNAL; via the coding sequence ATGACGATCGCTGTAGGACGCGCGCCTCAGCGGGGATGGTTTGACGTCCTCGATGACTGGCTCAAGCGCGACCGCTTCGTTTTTGTCGGCTGGTCCGGCATTCTTCTCTTCCCCACGGCCTACCTGGCCATTGGTGGCTGGCTCACAGGCACCACCTTTGTTACCTCCTGGTACACCCACGGCATCGCCTCTTCGTACCTGGAAGGTTGCAACTTCCTGACAGCTGCTGTGTCCACCCCCGCTGATGCGATGGGGCACAGCCTTCTGTTGCTCTGGGGCCCTGAAGCCCAGGGTGACTTCGTTCGCTGGTGTCAGCTCGGTGGCCTTTGGGCCTTCGTGGCCCTGCACGGCGCCTTCGCTCTGATCGGCTTCATGCTGCGTCAGTTCGAGATCGCCCGTCTGGTCGGCATCCGCCCCTACAACGCCATCGCCTTCTCCGGTCCGATCGCGGTGTTCGTCAGCGTCTTCCTGATGTACCCCCTCGGCCAGAGCAGCTGGTTCTTCGCGCCCTCCTTTGGTGTGGCTGCGATCTTCCGCTTCCTTCTCTTCCTTCAGGGCTTCCATAACTGGACCCTGAATCCTTTCCACATGATGGGCGTCGCCGGCATCCTCGGCGGTGCACTGCTTTGCGCCATTCACGGTGCCACCGTGGAAAACACCTTGTTTGAGGACGGCGAGCAGGCCAACACCTTTAAGGCGTTCGAGCCCACTCAGGAAGAAGAGACCTATTCCATGGTCACCGCCAACCGCTTCTGGAGCCAAATCTTCGGAATTGCGTTCTCCAACAAGCGCTGGCTGCACTTCTTCATGCTGTTCGTGCCTGTGATGGGCCTGTGGACCAGCTCCATCGGCATCATCGGTCTGGCCCTCAACCTGCGCGCCTATGACTTCGTGTCCCAGGAAATCCGCGCTGCAGAAGATCCCGAATTCGAGACCTTCTACACCAAGAACATCCTTCTGAATGAAGGTCTGCGTGCCTGGATGGCACCGGCTGACCAGCCGCACGAAAACTTCGTCTTCCCTGAAGAGGTTCTGCCCCGCGGCAACGCTCTCTGA